Proteins encoded in a region of the Scyliorhinus torazame isolate Kashiwa2021f chromosome 1, sScyTor2.1, whole genome shotgun sequence genome:
- the LOC140428324 gene encoding uncharacterized protein, whose protein sequence is MLQWICHCILGAYLLHDNRAVSGEDANFQFEPQDSLFPSFLNTTLMADGVAGFGVIGDEEFSNVCVITVLTVPSQYEAIIPVTEDDLRPVKSRLNGSSSVLESLASAVNAEIGNVSYQSLITESVLDIKQRNEQSNNIMAEIFQTLDSDPASGHYVTKFKEKVCKMEIMLQAIDLLASQVEQLSDSLSTELNQHLGKSRKMESTLYQKPV, encoded by the exons ATGCTGCAGTGGATCTGTCATTGTATCCTGGGAGCCTATCTTCTCCATGACAACAGGGCAGTGAGCGGGGAAGATGCTAATTTCCAGTTTGAGCCTCAGGATTCACTCTTTCCCTCGTTTCTGAACACCACTCTGATGGCTGACGGTGTGGCTGGGTTCGGAGTGATTGGTGATGAGGAATTCTCGAACGTCTGTGTCATCACAGTACTGACTGTGCCCAGTCAGTATGAAGCAATCATCCCTGTTACCGAAGATGACCTCAGGCCAGTGAAGAGTCGGTTGAATGGCAGCAGTTCAGTTTTGGAAAGTTTGGCATCTGCAGTCAATGCAGAGATTGGAAACGTGAGCTACCAATCGCTGATCACAGAGTCAGTCCTGGACATAAAGCAACGGAATGAACAATCTAATAACATCATGGCAGAAATCTTCCAAACTCTTGATTCAGATCCAGCATCAGGCCACTATGTGACAAA GTTCAAGGAGAAGGTTTGCAAGATGGAGATAATGCTTCAGGCCATCGACCTCCTCGCCAGTCAAGTGGAGCAGCTGTCGGATTCCCTCTCCACAGAACTGAACCAGCACTTGGGAAAGTCACGCAAGATGGAATCTACCCTGTACCAGAAGCCAGTCTGA